A window of Akkermansia muciniphila contains these coding sequences:
- a CDS encoding UDP-N-acetylmuramoyl-tripeptide--D-alanyl-D-alanine ligase, which translates to MTSLTAHGICNAIGGKPVSGPLERVASGGVCTDSRSLPPHAVFFALGGENFDGNLFAPEASRTAAAVVVSRVEPGIDPSCAVILVEDTLKALQKLASWWRTGLTLTAVGLTGSNGKTSTKDLTASVLSQGLRTIATQGNLNNHIGVPLSILQASPADEAAVWEMGMNHPGELAPLCDMTRPKIGIITSIGTSHIEYMGSRENIAREKCTVARCLPEDGFMIFPADCDYADMIRQSTRAACIDCGIDAGTVRAENPVSTENGTRFTLSIPDFCREVVELPVHGRHMVKNALLAAAAGWVAGLAKEQIVSGLNSAQLTGGRLHCTRVNGILVVDDTYNANPDSMQAALHTVAELSCPGRRFAVLGRMGELGTFSAEGHALVGRTAEKLRFDCVVSVGPDAARITDAISPGSSTQAVNLGTAEEAAEWLRSHTSPGDIVLFKGSRLARMEQVMNLTFPPQ; encoded by the coding sequence ATGACCTCCCTCACGGCACACGGCATCTGCAATGCCATCGGCGGAAAACCGGTCAGCGGCCCCTTGGAAAGGGTCGCTTCCGGAGGCGTGTGCACGGACAGCCGCTCCCTGCCGCCCCATGCCGTTTTCTTCGCGCTGGGGGGAGAAAATTTTGACGGCAACCTGTTTGCGCCGGAGGCATCCCGCACCGCGGCGGCCGTCGTCGTCAGCCGCGTGGAACCGGGCATTGACCCCTCCTGCGCCGTCATCCTGGTGGAGGATACGCTGAAAGCCCTTCAGAAGCTCGCCTCCTGGTGGCGCACGGGCCTTACCCTCACCGCCGTCGGGCTGACGGGGTCCAACGGAAAAACGTCTACGAAGGACCTGACGGCCTCCGTTCTTTCCCAGGGCCTCCGGACCATTGCCACGCAGGGCAACCTGAACAACCACATCGGCGTTCCCCTCAGCATCCTCCAGGCCTCTCCGGCGGATGAAGCCGCCGTGTGGGAAATGGGCATGAACCACCCGGGAGAACTGGCCCCCCTGTGCGACATGACGCGCCCTAAGATCGGCATCATCACCAGCATCGGCACCTCCCACATTGAATACATGGGGTCCCGGGAAAACATCGCCCGGGAAAAATGCACGGTGGCGCGCTGCCTGCCGGAAGACGGCTTCATGATTTTCCCGGCGGACTGCGACTACGCGGACATGATCCGCCAGTCCACCCGCGCCGCCTGCATTGACTGCGGCATTGACGCCGGAACCGTCCGCGCGGAAAACCCCGTTTCCACGGAAAACGGGACGCGCTTCACCCTCTCCATCCCGGACTTCTGCCGGGAGGTGGTGGAACTGCCCGTCCACGGCCGCCACATGGTGAAAAATGCTCTGCTGGCCGCCGCCGCGGGCTGGGTGGCAGGTCTTGCGAAGGAGCAGATCGTCTCCGGCCTCAACAGCGCGCAGCTTACGGGGGGCAGGCTCCACTGCACCCGGGTCAACGGCATCCTGGTGGTGGACGATACCTATAACGCCAATCCGGATTCCATGCAGGCCGCCCTGCACACCGTAGCGGAACTCTCCTGCCCTGGCAGGCGCTTTGCCGTGCTGGGCAGAATGGGGGAACTGGGCACGTTCTCCGCGGAAGGCCACGCCCTGGTGGGCCGCACGGCGGAAAAACTCCGCTTTGACTGCGTGGTCAGCGTAGGGCCGGACGCGGCACGCATCACGGACGCCATTTCCCCCGGCTCCTCCACCCAGGCCGTAAACCTGGGCACCGCGGAAGAAGCCGCGGAGTGGCTCCGCAGCCACACATCCCCCGGGGACATCGTCCTGTTCAAGGGCAGCCGCCTTGCCCGGATGGAGCAAGTCATGAACCTCACCTTTCCGCCCCAGTAA
- the mraY gene encoding phospho-N-acetylmuramoyl-pentapeptide-transferase: MHSLIEQLSPAGALAEPAGRALLACLISFVLTMMFAPRVIRALISLKIGQPIRTAEEVHKLAELHGAKAGTPTMGGVLITGSMTAATLLCARMGNPFIIACLFVTLALGLLGFRDDYLKVAKKTSDGISARKKLLIQFLAGLAGVTFLYLYPEGAPRVELNDYVSSLFIPFYGQVNLPWYVYIPFGTVVVMSASNAVNLTDGLDGLASGCSVTTGISYAILAAVCGNWLMADSLDIPFHPGAGEISVFMMALVGACLGFLWHNCYPARVFMGDTGSLALGGAFGMAAVCTAQELLFIVIGGVFVMEAVSVVLQVGSFKLRHGKRIFAMAPIHHHFELKGWKETQVITRFWMISLLLAFLGLFLITTA; encoded by the coding sequence ATGCATTCCCTCATTGAACAGCTCAGCCCCGCAGGGGCGCTTGCAGAACCGGCAGGGAGAGCCCTGCTGGCCTGCCTCATCTCCTTTGTCCTGACCATGATGTTCGCCCCGCGGGTGATCCGCGCGCTGATTTCCCTGAAAATCGGCCAGCCCATCAGAACGGCGGAGGAAGTGCACAAGCTGGCGGAGCTCCACGGCGCCAAGGCGGGCACGCCCACCATGGGCGGCGTGCTGATTACAGGCTCCATGACGGCAGCCACCCTGCTGTGCGCCAGAATGGGCAATCCCTTCATCATCGCCTGCCTGTTCGTCACGCTGGCGCTGGGGCTGCTGGGCTTCCGGGACGACTACCTGAAGGTGGCCAAGAAAACGTCGGACGGCATCTCCGCGCGCAAAAAACTCCTCATCCAGTTTCTGGCCGGGCTGGCTGGCGTCACGTTCCTGTACCTGTACCCGGAAGGCGCTCCCCGCGTGGAACTGAATGACTATGTTTCCTCCCTCTTCATCCCGTTTTACGGCCAGGTAAACCTGCCGTGGTATGTTTACATCCCCTTCGGCACCGTGGTGGTCATGTCCGCTTCCAATGCGGTGAACCTGACGGACGGCCTGGACGGCCTCGCCTCCGGCTGCTCCGTCACCACGGGCATCTCCTATGCCATCCTTGCCGCCGTCTGCGGGAACTGGCTGATGGCGGATTCCCTGGACATCCCCTTCCACCCCGGCGCAGGTGAAATCAGCGTCTTCATGATGGCCCTGGTGGGGGCCTGCCTGGGCTTCCTGTGGCATAACTGCTACCCGGCCAGGGTTTTCATGGGGGACACCGGCTCCCTGGCCCTGGGCGGGGCGTTCGGCATGGCCGCCGTCTGCACGGCGCAGGAACTTCTCTTCATCGTCATCGGGGGCGTCTTCGTCATGGAAGCCGTATCCGTCGTCCTCCAGGTAGGCAGCTTCAAACTGCGCCACGGCAAGCGCATCTTCGCCATGGCCCCCATTCACCACCACTTTGAACTCAAGGGATGGAAGGAAACGCAGGTAATCACCCGCTTCTGGATGATCAGCCTCCTGCTGGCGTTCCTGGGCCTGTTCCTGATCACCACCGCCTGA
- the murD gene encoding UDP-N-acetylmuramoyl-L-alanine--D-glutamate ligase — translation MQLNNLNIAVLGAGRSGRAAARLAMKHGARVRVFDTSASIGNWPEDIPLHAAATEEDGRAFRADLVVISPGIETDSPFVRAFGREGVETIGEMELACRFYHGRIIAITGTNGKTTTTSLVEKILLRAGKDAVACGNYGVPMAEILLRDSVPEVLALEVSSFQLETIRDFHPDVAVWLNFAPDHMDRYKSVEDYYQAKLHIFDNQTENDLAVVRSGERLPHLDAPVRTFSSEDPAADLYYREPQVMEGDKPLLNLADTTLNQRHNAENAMAAVLACRHLGIPTETAAKVLKEFTPPGHRCETVRTLDGVLWLNDSKATNLHALEAALKSQNSPVVLIAGGKDKGLDYLPLRPMLKEKVRACVVFGQIADQLQNAFSPVVPTEKAADVADCAARARALAQPGDTVLFSPGTSSFDMFTGYVQRGQAFRDAVNALTPLP, via the coding sequence ATGCAGCTCAACAACCTCAACATAGCCGTCCTGGGAGCGGGAAGAAGCGGACGCGCCGCCGCGCGCCTCGCCATGAAGCACGGCGCCCGCGTACGCGTGTTTGACACCTCCGCCTCCATCGGAAACTGGCCGGAAGACATTCCGCTGCACGCTGCCGCCACGGAGGAAGACGGGCGCGCCTTCCGCGCGGACCTGGTAGTCATTTCCCCCGGCATTGAGACGGACAGCCCCTTTGTCAGGGCCTTCGGGCGGGAAGGCGTGGAAACCATCGGTGAAATGGAGCTGGCCTGCCGCTTCTACCATGGCCGCATCATCGCCATCACCGGAACCAACGGAAAAACCACCACCACGTCCCTGGTGGAAAAAATCCTGCTGCGCGCCGGAAAGGATGCCGTGGCCTGCGGCAATTACGGCGTTCCCATGGCGGAAATCCTGCTCCGTGATTCCGTGCCGGAAGTGCTTGCGCTGGAAGTCAGTTCCTTCCAGCTGGAAACCATCCGTGACTTCCACCCGGACGTGGCCGTATGGCTCAACTTTGCGCCGGACCACATGGACCGCTACAAGTCCGTGGAGGATTATTACCAGGCCAAGCTGCACATCTTCGACAACCAGACGGAAAACGACCTGGCCGTGGTACGCTCCGGAGAGCGGCTTCCGCACCTGGACGCCCCCGTCCGCACCTTCAGTTCGGAAGATCCGGCGGCGGACCTTTATTACCGGGAACCGCAGGTCATGGAGGGAGACAAGCCCCTGCTGAACCTGGCGGATACCACCCTGAACCAGCGCCACAACGCGGAAAACGCCATGGCCGCCGTGCTGGCCTGCCGCCACCTGGGCATTCCCACGGAAACGGCTGCGAAAGTATTGAAGGAGTTCACTCCCCCCGGCCACCGCTGCGAGACCGTCCGCACGCTGGACGGCGTGCTGTGGCTGAACGATTCCAAGGCCACGAACCTGCACGCGCTGGAAGCGGCGCTGAAATCCCAGAACTCCCCCGTGGTCCTCATTGCCGGAGGCAAGGACAAGGGACTGGATTACCTGCCCCTGCGGCCCATGCTGAAGGAAAAGGTGCGCGCGTGCGTCGTCTTCGGCCAGATCGCGGACCAGCTTCAGAATGCCTTTTCCCCCGTGGTTCCCACGGAAAAAGCCGCGGACGTGGCGGACTGCGCAGCCAGGGCCCGCGCCCTGGCGCAGCCGGGAGACACCGTCCTGTTCTCCCCCGGCACCTCCTCTTTTGACATGTTCACCGGGTATGTCCAGCGCGGCCAGGCCTTCCGGGACGCGGTGAACGCCCTCACACCCCTTCCCTGA
- a CDS encoding LysM peptidoglycan-binding domain-containing protein yields the protein MKTTKTPDHNPTGRTRPKRKMGTVLRAKLSRYRARVSEFEDDAPSSTVVRWLVVLLLLHLLVIGGVYIRSTWFRNTTETVEMATTLPAPPTVAQTPAPAAAPAALPRVPQAAPAAPVTITQPEQVVDARPDRQPAPAAREHIPDAAPVAGPARHIVRTGDTWDRVARDNRVAVNDLKAVNPKVQRLVSGSTLVIPARPGDKPVQEKTAAAEAELDGVPHVVKKGETLSVIGRKYKMNWRSIQKFNKMSDKDVARLKIGQKIMIPKK from the coding sequence ATGAAAACGACCAAGACCCCCGATCACAATCCGACCGGACGCACCCGTCCGAAACGCAAAATGGGCACCGTACTCCGCGCCAAGCTCAGCAGGTACCGCGCCCGCGTCTCCGAATTTGAAGATGACGCTCCCAGCAGCACCGTCGTGCGCTGGCTTGTCGTCCTCCTTCTTCTCCACCTTCTCGTGATCGGCGGCGTCTATATCCGCAGCACCTGGTTCAGAAACACCACGGAAACAGTGGAAATGGCAACCACGCTGCCTGCGCCGCCCACTGTTGCCCAGACGCCCGCGCCTGCGGCTGCCCCCGCGGCGCTGCCCCGTGTTCCGCAAGCCGCTCCCGCCGCCCCGGTCACCATCACGCAGCCGGAACAGGTAGTGGACGCCCGCCCGGACAGGCAGCCTGCGCCCGCCGCCCGGGAACATATTCCGGACGCCGCTCCGGTGGCAGGTCCTGCGCGCCACATTGTACGCACGGGGGACACGTGGGACCGCGTTGCCCGCGACAACCGGGTGGCCGTCAATGACCTGAAGGCCGTCAACCCCAAGGTGCAGCGCCTTGTCAGCGGAAGCACGCTGGTCATCCCCGCACGCCCGGGGGACAAGCCCGTGCAGGAAAAGACCGCCGCGGCTGAGGCGGAACTGGACGGCGTGCCGCACGTTGTGAAAAAGGGAGAAACCCTCTCCGTGATTGGCCGCAAGTACAAGATGAACTGGCGCAGTATCCAGAAATTCAACAAGATGAGCGACAAGGACGTAGCGCGCCTCAAGATCGGCCAAAAGATCATGATCCCCAAGAAGTAG
- a CDS encoding FtsW/RodA/SpoVE family cell cycle protein: MSSKVCMILVWFFVICLLVVGLVMVSSTAAWAEETTHPYEPLFKQTAFACAGLLGALVLSRIDYRIWRKYIWWILGFASFLLVLCYVPGIGKEINGERRWITIGMQFQPSECAKLCMMMALAHWLALYRDRTTSFWWGFAMPGLIFGIPLALILFEKDMGTSVALALAAFCVMFVAGTRKIYLGGALALAGGALYVLVQSNANRLERFLAWKDLDAHRLGAGLQQYRASIALSRGGLDGVGLGNSAEKHGTLPFAHTDFIFAPLGEEFGFYGTMFVLLCYFLMTYAGIGVAMQCRDAYGRFLAVGIVAIIFCPAILNIAVVTNAVPNSGLPLPFISFGGTNLVFTLAALGMLTSIQRFSTGAQPNCEITRKDERSIDVRL; encoded by the coding sequence ATGTCTTCCAAAGTCTGCATGATTCTGGTCTGGTTTTTCGTCATCTGCCTTCTGGTCGTGGGCCTGGTGATGGTATCCAGCACGGCGGCGTGGGCGGAGGAAACCACGCATCCGTACGAGCCCCTGTTCAAGCAGACGGCCTTTGCCTGCGCGGGCCTGCTGGGGGCCCTGGTCCTCTCCCGGATAGATTACCGGATATGGAGGAAATACATCTGGTGGATCCTGGGGTTCGCCTCCTTCCTGCTGGTGCTGTGCTACGTGCCGGGCATCGGGAAGGAAATCAACGGGGAACGCCGCTGGATCACCATCGGCATGCAGTTCCAGCCCAGTGAATGCGCCAAGCTCTGCATGATGATGGCGCTGGCCCACTGGCTGGCCCTGTACCGGGACCGCACCACTTCCTTCTGGTGGGGGTTCGCCATGCCCGGCCTCATCTTCGGCATTCCGCTGGCGCTGATCCTTTTTGAAAAGGACATGGGCACCTCCGTAGCGCTGGCCCTGGCCGCGTTCTGCGTGATGTTCGTGGCGGGAACGCGTAAAATTTACCTGGGCGGCGCCCTGGCCCTGGCCGGGGGAGCCCTTTACGTTCTGGTCCAGAGCAACGCCAACCGCCTGGAACGCTTCCTGGCCTGGAAGGACCTGGACGCCCACCGCCTGGGCGCGGGGCTCCAGCAGTACCGCGCCTCCATCGCCCTGTCCCGCGGGGGACTGGACGGGGTGGGCCTGGGCAACAGCGCGGAAAAACACGGCACGCTGCCCTTCGCCCATACGGACTTTATCTTCGCCCCGCTTGGCGAGGAATTCGGCTTTTACGGAACCATGTTCGTCCTGCTCTGCTACTTCCTGATGACGTACGCGGGCATCGGCGTAGCCATGCAGTGCCGGGACGCCTACGGGCGGTTCCTGGCCGTGGGAATCGTCGCCATCATCTTCTGTCCCGCCATCCTGAACATTGCCGTGGTGACCAACGCCGTGCCCAACTCCGGCCTTCCCCTGCCCTTCATCAGCTTCGGGGGCACCAACCTGGTTTTCACGCTGGCCGCCCTGGGCATGCTCACCAGTATTCAGAGATTTTCCACCGGAGCACAGCCCAATTGTGAAATCACCCGCAAAGACGAACGTTCCATTGATGTAAGATTATGA
- the murG gene encoding undecaprenyldiphospho-muramoylpentapeptide beta-N-acetylglucosaminyltransferase yields the protein MTDPSSTRPTLNIVIACGGTGGHLFPGIAVAQELKKRGHNVTLLISQKKVDAQASRNYGDLNFRTIEAIAMPKIPSMALLGFGIKLYKAIRFSRSLLDEVNADVVIGMGGFTSFPPVYAAHRKGIRTYVHDSNALPGKANRMTAKCCTNVLLGIEEARHYFNPAKCIVTGTPVRQEMEERRDKDESRAELNLPKDRRVALVMGGSQGAKNLNSLVIEAARQCANLCDFLIITGSADFARVSQLTADMPHVHVIEFCSAMATAYAAADVVISRSGASSLTELAHMGKAALLVPYPFAADDHQAHNARVFAAHGAARMMRENTLTPDDITAFLNEVFKDSSLLASMNECALRLDTPDAVSRIANVIENTDHAAIHD from the coding sequence ATGACTGACCCCTCCTCCACGCGTCCCACCCTGAACATCGTGATTGCCTGCGGCGGCACGGGGGGACACCTTTTCCCCGGCATCGCCGTGGCCCAGGAACTTAAAAAGCGCGGCCACAACGTCACCCTGCTCATCTCCCAGAAGAAGGTGGACGCCCAGGCCAGCCGGAATTACGGCGATCTCAACTTCCGCACCATTGAAGCCATTGCCATGCCCAAAATCCCGTCCATGGCCCTGCTGGGGTTCGGAATCAAGCTGTACAAGGCCATCCGTTTCAGCCGCAGCCTGCTGGACGAGGTGAACGCGGACGTCGTCATCGGCATGGGGGGCTTCACCTCCTTTCCGCCCGTGTACGCCGCCCACCGCAAGGGCATCCGCACTTACGTGCATGACTCCAACGCGCTGCCCGGCAAAGCCAACCGCATGACCGCCAAATGCTGCACGAACGTGCTGCTGGGCATTGAGGAGGCCAGGCACTATTTCAACCCCGCCAAGTGCATCGTCACCGGCACCCCGGTGCGCCAGGAGATGGAGGAGCGCAGGGACAAGGATGAATCCCGGGCGGAGCTCAACCTGCCGAAGGACCGCCGCGTAGCCCTGGTGATGGGCGGCTCCCAGGGGGCCAAGAACCTGAATTCCCTGGTCATTGAAGCGGCCCGGCAGTGCGCGAACCTGTGCGACTTCCTCATCATCACCGGCTCCGCGGACTTTGCGCGCGTGAGCCAGCTGACGGCGGACATGCCCCATGTGCACGTCATTGAGTTCTGTTCCGCCATGGCGACCGCGTATGCCGCGGCGGACGTGGTCATTTCCCGTTCCGGGGCGTCCAGCCTGACGGAGCTGGCCCACATGGGGAAGGCGGCCCTGCTGGTTCCCTACCCCTTTGCCGCGGATGACCACCAGGCGCACAACGCGCGCGTCTTCGCCGCCCACGGGGCGGCGCGCATGATGCGTGAAAACACCCTCACGCCGGACGATATTACGGCCTTTCTGAACGAAGTCTTCAAGGATTCCTCCCTGCTGGCCTCCATGAATGAATGTGCTTTACGTCTGGATACGCCTGATGCAGTATCCCGCATCGCCAATGTCATTGAAAACACGGACCATGCAGCCATCCATGATTGA
- the murC gene encoding UDP-N-acetylmuramate--L-alanine ligase yields MIETLRKRLMDREHPARLHLIGVAGSGMSGLALMLMEMGHRVSGCDRVTSTETERLQSLGLSFSCPHSADAVSDAEIVIYSSAIREDNPALSAARKLNIPCMRRAECLAAILNGKKGVVVSGTHGKTTTSALCAHLMREGRMRPCHYVGAEIPVLGTNAHWNEDSEYLVAEGDESDGTLVNYIPEHSIVLNIEPEHLDHYKDLDEIKTVFNQLCSQTRGKIIYCRAHPGAADVCAAYPNSVSYGWSDADYTATDVVERRGRTLFTVLKGQEELGRVELGIPGRHNVLNSLAAIALATELGVDFPAVTRGLASFAGAKRRFETKYLSPSIRIVDDYGHHPTEIAATLQTARSLQPNRLVVYFQPHRYTRTQMLADDFGKVLQAADLVFVADVYPASELPIKGVSGQTIIDAMHKHGPVETHYLPNLATAHHAIGNALNPGDLFLTLGAGNVHECGMRIARDLALLEDLERTAGEDLKGRLYEPMSRHTTMGVGGCAQYWLEPSTFSGMRTAVNYCRDRNIPVHVIGRGSNIIVRDGGLRGAVIHPSGGEFDVLDIQGSHISAGAGVRLKKLVSASVQNGLGGLEWMDGIPGNVGGSLRMNAGAMGMDMIQNLISVVCLDEDGEIRSHTKEELNAQYRSIPDLAHNFVLQAVFETQPASPQEMEQRLEEARAKRKLTQPVGASAGCIFKNPAEIPAGRLIDELGLKNACVGDACVSDVHANFIINRGRARARDITILIDMIRKEAMENRGIDLKSEAQVIGDREPQF; encoded by the coding sequence ATGATTGAAACCTTACGCAAACGCCTGATGGACAGGGAACACCCGGCACGCCTGCATCTCATCGGCGTAGCGGGTTCCGGCATGTCCGGCCTGGCTCTCATGCTGATGGAAATGGGCCACCGGGTGAGCGGCTGCGACCGGGTAACCAGCACGGAAACGGAACGGCTCCAGAGCCTGGGCCTGTCTTTTTCCTGCCCTCACTCCGCGGACGCCGTCTCGGACGCGGAAATCGTCATTTATTCCAGCGCCATCCGGGAAGACAACCCGGCCCTGTCCGCCGCGCGCAAGCTGAACATCCCCTGCATGCGCCGCGCGGAATGCCTGGCGGCCATCCTGAACGGTAAGAAGGGCGTCGTGGTCTCCGGAACGCACGGCAAAACCACCACGTCAGCCCTCTGCGCCCACCTGATGCGGGAAGGGCGCATGCGCCCGTGCCATTACGTGGGCGCGGAAATTCCCGTGCTGGGCACCAACGCCCACTGGAACGAGGACAGCGAATACCTGGTGGCGGAAGGGGACGAGAGCGACGGCACGCTGGTGAACTACATTCCGGAGCACAGCATCGTCCTCAACATTGAGCCGGAACACCTGGACCACTACAAGGATCTGGATGAAATCAAGACCGTATTCAACCAGCTGTGCTCCCAGACGCGGGGCAAGATCATTTACTGCCGCGCCCATCCCGGCGCTGCGGACGTATGCGCCGCGTACCCCAATTCCGTTTCCTACGGCTGGTCCGATGCGGACTACACCGCCACGGACGTGGTGGAACGCCGCGGCCGCACCCTGTTCACCGTGCTGAAGGGGCAGGAGGAACTGGGCCGCGTGGAGCTGGGCATCCCCGGACGCCACAACGTGCTGAACTCCCTGGCGGCCATTGCGCTGGCAACGGAACTGGGCGTGGATTTCCCGGCGGTGACGCGCGGGCTGGCCTCCTTTGCCGGAGCCAAGCGCCGCTTTGAAACCAAGTACCTTTCCCCCTCCATCCGGATTGTGGACGATTACGGCCACCATCCCACGGAGATAGCCGCCACCCTTCAGACCGCCCGTTCCCTCCAGCCCAACCGCCTGGTAGTGTACTTCCAGCCGCACCGCTACACGCGCACGCAGATGCTGGCGGACGACTTCGGCAAGGTGCTCCAGGCGGCGGACCTCGTCTTTGTGGCGGACGTTTATCCCGCCAGCGAACTACCCATCAAGGGAGTAAGCGGGCAGACCATCATTGACGCCATGCACAAGCACGGCCCGGTGGAAACCCATTACCTTCCCAACCTCGCCACGGCGCACCACGCCATCGGCAACGCGCTGAACCCGGGAGACCTGTTCCTGACGCTGGGAGCCGGGAACGTCCATGAATGCGGCATGCGCATCGCCCGTGACCTGGCCCTGCTGGAAGACCTGGAACGCACCGCGGGGGAAGACTTGAAAGGCAGGCTGTATGAACCCATGTCACGCCATACCACCATGGGCGTGGGCGGCTGCGCCCAGTACTGGCTGGAGCCTTCCACCTTTTCCGGAATGCGGACGGCGGTCAACTACTGCCGGGACCGGAACATTCCCGTGCACGTCATTGGCCGCGGCTCCAACATCATCGTCAGGGACGGCGGCCTGCGCGGCGCCGTCATTCACCCCTCCGGCGGCGAATTCGACGTGCTGGACATCCAGGGCAGCCATATCTCCGCAGGTGCGGGCGTACGGCTGAAAAAGCTGGTCTCCGCCTCTGTCCAGAACGGCCTGGGCGGCCTGGAATGGATGGACGGCATTCCCGGCAACGTGGGGGGAAGCCTCCGCATGAACGCCGGAGCCATGGGCATGGATATGATCCAAAACCTGATCTCCGTCGTCTGCCTGGATGAAGACGGGGAAATCCGCAGCCACACAAAGGAGGAACTGAATGCCCAGTACCGTTCCATTCCGGACCTGGCCCATAATTTTGTTCTTCAGGCCGTGTTTGAGACGCAGCCCGCTTCCCCCCAGGAAATGGAGCAGCGCCTGGAAGAAGCCCGCGCCAAGCGCAAGCTTACCCAGCCCGTAGGAGCCAGCGCAGGCTGCATCTTCAAGAACCCGGCGGAAATCCCGGCGGGCAGGCTCATTGACGAACTGGGCCTGAAAAACGCCTGCGTGGGAGATGCCTGCGTGTCCGACGTGCATGCCAACTTCATCATCAACCGCGGCCGCGCCAGGGCGCGGGACATCACCATCCTGATTGACATGATCCGGAAGGAAGCCATGGAAAACCGCGGCATTGACCTGAAATCGGAAGCCCAGGTCATCGGTGACCGGGAACCTCAATTTTAA
- a CDS encoding D-alanine--D-alanine ligase yields the protein MSTLKRDLRIALLLGGPGAEREVSLVSGKSVYDALLQAGFTHVTQVDVHSPDLHLPEGTELAYNIIHGTFGEDGALQAILEERGVPYTGAGSRSSALCFDKAKSKKVFLAAGVPTPRAEILDCSGGIVMPSLPLPFVIKPPCEGSSVGVHIVHRQEDVLPAMEEAVTHGSTVLVEEFIQGRELTVGVLDGEALPVIHICPRSGFYDLSNKYPWMNMGGGTDYICPADLPEKTAQKVQEAALKAYRAAGVEVYGRVDVLLREEDDEPFVLEINTIPGMTPSSLLPKAAAAAGWSYGALCEKIAELSLATPRK from the coding sequence ATGAGCACTCTCAAGCGCGACCTCAGGATCGCCCTTCTTCTGGGCGGTCCCGGAGCTGAACGGGAAGTATCCCTCGTCTCCGGCAAATCCGTTTACGACGCCCTGCTCCAGGCGGGCTTCACCCATGTAACGCAGGTGGACGTGCACAGCCCGGACTTACACCTGCCGGAGGGCACGGAACTGGCCTACAACATCATCCACGGCACCTTCGGCGAGGACGGAGCCCTTCAGGCCATTCTGGAGGAACGCGGCGTTCCGTATACGGGGGCCGGCTCCCGTTCCAGCGCCCTGTGTTTTGACAAGGCCAAGTCCAAGAAAGTGTTCCTGGCCGCCGGAGTGCCCACTCCCCGCGCAGAAATTCTGGACTGTTCCGGCGGCATCGTGATGCCCTCACTTCCCCTGCCCTTTGTCATCAAGCCCCCCTGCGAAGGTTCCAGCGTGGGCGTCCACATCGTCCACAGGCAGGAAGACGTGCTCCCCGCCATGGAGGAAGCCGTTACCCACGGCTCCACCGTGCTGGTGGAGGAATTCATTCAAGGCCGTGAACTTACGGTAGGCGTTCTGGACGGGGAAGCCCTCCCCGTCATCCATATCTGCCCCCGCTCCGGGTTCTATGACCTGAGCAACAAGTACCCGTGGATGAATATGGGCGGCGGCACGGACTACATCTGCCCCGCGGACCTGCCGGAGAAAACCGCCCAAAAGGTGCAGGAAGCCGCCCTGAAGGCCTACCGCGCCGCCGGCGTGGAAGTGTACGGCCGCGTGGACGTGCTGCTGCGTGAAGAGGACGACGAACCCTTTGTGCTGGAAATCAACACCATTCCCGGCATGACCCCCTCCAGCCTGCTGCCCAAGGCCGCCGCCGCCGCAGGCTGGTCTTACGGCGCCCTCTGCGAAAAAATAGCGGAATTATCGCTAGCCACCCCCCGGAAATAG